The sequence GGGAGCGCCCCCGGTGCTCGAAGACGCTGAGATCGCCCCTCAGGTTGCCTCTCGCGCACGTGCGCGATGATGGAGTGATCCATTGAGTGACCATTCAGTGCTTCATCCAGTGATCCATCTTTCGTTCTTCTGCGGTTCACCGCTCGAGTTTCCCGGAAAGGCCCTTTCATGGCACCGCGCATCCTGCTGGCCCGGCACGGACAGACCGAATGGTCGCTGTCCGGAAAGCACACCGGCAGGACCGACATCCCTCTCCTGGACGAGGGCAGACGCGGCGCCGAGCTGCTGGGCGAGCGCCTGCGCCGCGCACCGCTGGGCGGGCTCCCCGGGGTGGAGATCCGCACCAGTCCGCTGGCACGCGCGCGTGAGACGTGTGACATCGCCGGCTTCGGCGACCGGGCGGCCCCCTGGGACGCGCTCATGGAGTGGGACTACGGCGCGTACGAGGGCATGACCCCCGAGGAGATCCGGGCCGACCGCCCCGACTGGCTGATCTGGCGGGACGGAGTGCCCCGGGGCGAGACCCTCGCCGAGGTCTCCGCGCGCGCGGA is a genomic window of Streptomyces sp. NBC_00414 containing:
- a CDS encoding histidine phosphatase family protein — its product is MAPRILLARHGQTEWSLSGKHTGRTDIPLLDEGRRGAELLGERLRRAPLGGLPGVEIRTSPLARARETCDIAGFGDRAAPWDALMEWDYGAYEGMTPEEIRADRPDWLIWRDGVPRGETLAEVSARADEVVEWVRSEERDVLVFAHGHILRSIGARWLGLDIDFAARVRLNPTSLSVLGWAYGEPAIETWNDCGHLTS